One Legionella hackeliae DNA segment encodes these proteins:
- a CDS encoding PAS domain-containing hybrid sensor histidine kinase/response regulator translates to MGSQKRKTSIAEEQLTNAIIDYLPAQIFWKDKDLFYLGCNMAFVKSLGLASKTDIIGKSDFDLPVSEENSAAFRADDRKIIQSKKPRLNIEECQTLADGTERILSTSKVPLLDEKGEAFGVLGIYIDITDRIKMERTLAKAKEQAEISNRAKTEFIANMSHDIRTPVSGIIGISKLLEERLHQSEDQQYAHWINESGQQLLSLLNSVLDIISTTTSVENHLIEEEFDLYQTLRNLINLELPTIKLKQLELNLDYDKTITQTIITDRTKLVRILLNLVGNAIKFTDQGAITIKVRKLKEKMDYQVLEFTIIDSGIGIPPELQQKVFDRFYRINPSYKGKYEGHGVGLHIVQNYLTVLNSEIKLESELQVGTKVIFNLQVKRGKQTATFATSPKKEDSTLNLLHDIGHAPTVLVVEDNPIALRIVESLLKKAGCRYMSVSQGEDALPLIENESFDLILTDIGLPGISGQELTEAIRMIEKNNQKPNLPIIGLTAHAADKVEESCLRAGMNKVLTKPLSFKLLHETLAGFLKAAKPESHESEGLGADLPKKEDELFQLDNFPLLDIQNALTNLGDQKTVKELLNLMVHVDLPQEEYQLNQAYKEDNWVSIEKIAHKLKSGALYCGTVKLQYACQYLERYLKAGHSQYQEELYQQLHAVLRQTKNAINEWLLG, encoded by the coding sequence ATGGGATCTCAGAAAAGAAAAACCTCTATCGCAGAAGAACAGTTAACTAACGCCATTATCGATTATCTTCCTGCCCAAATTTTTTGGAAAGATAAAGACTTGTTTTATTTAGGCTGTAATATGGCTTTTGTGAAGTCATTGGGGTTAGCATCAAAGACAGACATTATTGGCAAGTCAGATTTTGATTTACCTGTTTCTGAAGAGAACAGCGCAGCCTTCCGCGCCGATGATCGCAAAATCATTCAATCCAAAAAACCAAGATTGAATATAGAAGAATGTCAGACTCTGGCGGATGGAACAGAACGCATTTTAAGTACAAGCAAAGTCCCTCTTCTTGATGAAAAAGGCGAAGCCTTTGGCGTCCTTGGTATTTATATTGACATTACGGATCGCATTAAAATGGAAAGAACTTTGGCCAAAGCTAAAGAGCAAGCTGAGATTTCCAACCGTGCAAAAACAGAGTTTATTGCTAATATGAGTCACGACATTCGAACACCTGTTAGCGGTATTATAGGCATCTCTAAACTGTTGGAGGAACGTCTTCATCAATCTGAAGACCAGCAATATGCCCACTGGATAAATGAAAGCGGTCAACAACTCTTAAGTCTGTTAAATAGCGTTCTAGATATCATTTCGACCACAACAAGTGTAGAAAATCATTTAATCGAAGAGGAATTTGATTTATATCAAACCCTAAGAAATTTAATTAATCTGGAATTACCGACAATAAAGCTTAAACAACTCGAGCTAAATCTTGATTATGATAAAACTATAACGCAAACCATTATTACTGACAGAACAAAGCTCGTACGTATTTTATTAAATTTAGTGGGCAATGCGATTAAGTTTACTGATCAGGGTGCAATTACTATCAAAGTAAGAAAGCTCAAAGAAAAGATGGATTATCAAGTGCTTGAATTTACTATCATAGATTCAGGAATCGGTATCCCACCGGAGTTGCAACAAAAGGTATTCGACAGATTTTATCGGATTAATCCCTCCTATAAAGGAAAATACGAGGGACATGGCGTTGGTTTACATATTGTGCAAAATTATTTAACTGTTTTAAACAGTGAAATAAAGCTTGAGAGTGAGTTACAAGTCGGCACCAAAGTCATATTTAACTTACAGGTAAAACGAGGCAAGCAAACTGCCACATTTGCCACCAGTCCTAAAAAGGAAGATTCTACACTCAATCTCCTTCATGATATTGGACATGCTCCTACAGTTTTGGTGGTTGAAGATAATCCTATCGCGCTTAGAATTGTTGAGTCATTATTGAAAAAGGCAGGCTGCAGATATATGTCTGTCTCACAAGGAGAAGACGCGCTACCTTTGATTGAAAACGAATCGTTTGATTTAATATTAACGGATATTGGTTTGCCAGGGATTTCTGGTCAAGAATTGACTGAAGCAATTCGGATGATTGAAAAAAATAATCAGAAGCCAAATCTTCCTATTATTGGATTAACCGCACACGCAGCAGATAAAGTGGAGGAAAGCTGTCTTCGCGCTGGGATGAATAAAGTTCTCACCAAACCCCTTTCGTTTAAACTCCTGCATGAAACCTTAGCCGGATTTTTAAAAGCAGCAAAGCCAGAAAGTCATGAATCCGAAGGATTAGGTGCTGATTTGCCCAAAAAGGAAGACGAGTTATTTCAGCTGGATAATTTCCCTCTTCTTGATATTCAAAATGCTTTAACGAATTTAGGTGATCAAAAAACGGTTAAAGAATTACTCAACTTGATGGTTCATGTTGATTTACCTCAAGAAGAATATCAATTAAACCAGGCATACAAAGAAGACAATTGGGTTAGCATTGAAAAAATTGCTCATAAATTGAAAAGTGGTGCTCTGTATTGTGGCACAGTAAAATTACAATATGCCTGTCAGTACCTTGAACGCTATTTAAAAGCTGGACATTCTCAATACCAAGAGGAACTCTACCAACAACTACATGCAGTATTAAGACAAACAAAAAATGCGATTAATGAGTGGTTGTTAGGCTAA
- a CDS encoding FAD-dependent oxidoreductase → MKIAIIGAGWYGCHLALILKKAGYDVTLFEKNDQILSGISGTFGIRLHRGPHYLSSLLTRLCCQKDFDAFCKMYPEFIEQLTHSIYAHGLIDSSGNPSKASKEKFEAVCKETLSCQSLNIENTPYKGVDSVMDLDEPSIVIGDRLRELFSKRLKEAGVTVLCKSSIEDIKSLPEGTILIDRQGNSSEFDYTINATSYQQFIPKNIKENFPVDMDVVYQPCLGLKYRDRTPGDKPFSFIVMDGWFPCVMPCIEDNPFKHEYILTHGAFTIQASSNTPGEAYEVLNKITDAYIYDEVKKRSENEIERFWPEFIKRFEFIGVTKAVLAKIKTKTEFRSAVTFESGRIIQIIPGKISNVMSVGPEVEALIKGEQCLSENGIRFMKDGVLDLARTEIKTKPEPGEPNTCTLDTFAELTKTSFALPTQPAEPNTGNSSLEPQPLPTGSVESLTPNLNSNFHSSYSFFPPVNLPSDSQGELNTSLACCQ, encoded by the coding sequence ATGAAGATCGCAATTATAGGTGCTGGCTGGTATGGTTGTCACTTAGCCCTAATTTTAAAAAAAGCAGGCTATGACGTCACCCTTTTTGAAAAAAACGACCAAATTCTAAGCGGTATTTCTGGGACTTTTGGTATACGTTTGCATAGGGGACCTCACTATCTCAGCTCCCTGCTCACTCGACTATGTTGTCAGAAAGATTTTGATGCATTTTGTAAAATGTACCCTGAGTTTATTGAACAACTTACCCATTCTATCTATGCGCATGGACTTATTGACTCAAGTGGAAATCCGTCCAAGGCCTCTAAAGAAAAATTTGAAGCAGTATGTAAAGAAACCCTTAGCTGTCAATCGTTAAATATAGAGAATACTCCTTACAAGGGTGTAGATTCAGTGATGGATCTTGATGAACCCAGTATCGTCATTGGTGATCGTTTAAGAGAATTATTTTCAAAAAGACTCAAAGAGGCAGGTGTAACTGTTCTCTGTAAAAGTTCTATTGAAGACATAAAATCACTTCCTGAGGGTACCATTCTTATCGATAGACAAGGCAACAGCTCCGAGTTTGATTACACTATCAATGCAACCAGTTATCAACAGTTCATCCCAAAGAATATAAAAGAGAACTTTCCAGTTGACATGGACGTAGTTTACCAACCCTGTTTGGGTTTAAAATATCGAGATAGAACTCCTGGAGACAAGCCTTTTTCTTTCATTGTCATGGATGGATGGTTTCCCTGTGTTATGCCTTGTATTGAGGATAATCCTTTTAAACACGAATACATTTTGACGCACGGCGCCTTCACTATTCAAGCATCCTCCAATACGCCTGGTGAAGCTTATGAGGTTCTGAATAAGATTACTGACGCCTATATTTATGATGAAGTAAAGAAACGATCAGAAAACGAGATTGAACGATTTTGGCCTGAGTTTATTAAGCGTTTTGAATTTATTGGTGTAACAAAAGCGGTTCTTGCTAAAATTAAAACCAAAACTGAGTTTCGAAGTGCTGTTACCTTTGAATCCGGGAGAATTATTCAGATTATTCCAGGTAAAATAAGTAACGTGATGTCGGTTGGTCCTGAAGTAGAGGCGTTGATTAAAGGAGAACAATGCTTGAGTGAGAATGGAATACGTTTTATGAAAGACGGTGTTCTTGATCTCGCGAGAACCGAAATTAAGACCAAACCAGAACCCGGTGAGCCGAATACCTGTACTTTGGATACTTTTGCTGAGCTCACTAAAACGTCATTTGCTCTACCCACCCAACCAGCAGAACCAAATACTGGGAATAGTTCATTAGAACCCCAACCATTGCCAACTGGGTCAGTGGAGAGCCTGACACCCAATTTGAATTCAAATTTTCATTCAAGCTACTCATTTTTTCCGCCAGTTAATTTACCCAGTGATTCACAAGGTGAACTTAATACAAGTCTAGCGTGTTGCCAATAA
- a CDS encoding anti-phage deoxyguanosine triphosphatase produces MWTHRRSGQTHQRGTQDHRDPYERDRTRVIHCPAFRRLQRKTQILGTDEGDFHRTRLTHSLEVASIGRSIVRNLAINQQQSILPSLLPSDDLISVICLLHDIGHPPFGHGGEVALNYMMRNHGGFEGNGQTLRLLTKIEDSYGSFGLDLTRRSLLGILKYPVNRAQVVATSLPDASESQHKTIRVNDWLPPKAYFESEQAEVEWLLSPFSENDHFLFQSLAKQPQAKQHGKSAFHSFDCSIMNVADDIAYGVHDLEDAIHLRLINREQLDNELFCSLLAETPLASNKEQLINGLFSQELCQRKQSIGEIVNYFVTATEIAVTHENFENQLLKHNIVLLPEAAALLDYFKNRIYQYVIDSQEARTFEYGGQTVVLRLFEAISSNPGSLLDTKNRDRFHQANNELSAFRVVCDYIANMTDEYAYRMHERLFGFNTRTIFERL; encoded by the coding sequence ATGTGGACTCATAGACGCTCTGGACAAACCCATCAACGAGGCACTCAAGATCATCGTGATCCTTATGAAAGAGACCGAACAAGGGTTATTCATTGTCCAGCTTTTCGTCGATTACAACGAAAAACACAAATCTTAGGCACTGATGAAGGTGATTTCCATCGCACTCGTTTAACCCATTCCCTCGAAGTTGCTTCTATAGGTCGAAGTATTGTTCGTAATCTTGCTATTAACCAGCAACAAAGTATTCTTCCCAGTCTATTGCCAAGTGATGATTTAATCTCTGTCATCTGCTTGCTTCACGACATTGGCCATCCTCCTTTTGGTCATGGCGGTGAAGTTGCCCTAAATTATATGATGCGCAATCATGGAGGGTTTGAGGGCAATGGCCAAACATTGCGTTTGCTAACCAAAATTGAAGATAGCTATGGCAGTTTTGGTTTGGATTTAACAAGACGCTCACTCTTGGGAATTCTTAAATATCCGGTTAATCGAGCACAGGTCGTTGCTACCTCATTACCTGATGCAAGCGAGTCTCAACATAAAACTATTCGGGTTAATGATTGGTTACCTCCTAAAGCCTATTTTGAAAGTGAACAGGCTGAAGTCGAATGGCTCCTGTCTCCTTTTAGTGAGAACGATCACTTTCTTTTTCAATCGTTAGCTAAACAGCCTCAAGCAAAACAACATGGTAAATCAGCCTTCCATAGTTTTGATTGCTCAATTATGAATGTAGCGGATGACATTGCTTATGGGGTACATGATTTGGAAGATGCCATTCATTTACGTCTTATTAACCGCGAACAACTTGATAATGAACTTTTTTGCTCATTACTCGCTGAAACCCCTCTTGCCAGCAATAAAGAGCAGTTAATCAATGGATTATTCAGTCAAGAACTTTGTCAGCGTAAACAAAGTATCGGTGAAATTGTTAATTATTTTGTTACAGCGACAGAAATTGCTGTGACCCATGAAAATTTTGAAAATCAATTACTTAAACATAATATCGTTCTTCTGCCAGAAGCTGCTGCCTTGCTTGACTATTTTAAAAATCGCATTTATCAATATGTTATCGATTCTCAAGAGGCACGTACCTTTGAATATGGAGGACAAACAGTAGTACTGCGTCTTTTTGAAGCGATAAGTTCAAATCCAGGTAGTTTACTTGATACTAAAAACCGTGACCGGTTTCACCAGGCTAACAATGAGCTCTCAGCTTTTAGAGTGGTCTGTGACTATATTGCGAACATGACTGACGAATATGCTTACCGTATGCATGAGCGTTTGTTCGGCTTTAATACACGGACTATTTTTGAACGACTTTAG
- the gspM gene encoding type II secretion system protein GspM, with protein sequence MNYWNNLNERERWMVGIAAACIIFYLFYLLIYSPLVTAVDTKSTQLQEKKETLAWMEQVRKKPKNQKIPQPITSSKLLALIGSQLNTGSLRPFTYQLQQTGQGEIQLSFEQVPFTQFLAWLWKLSNDYALILKQFSAERTDTPGVVKLTIIIAIK encoded by the coding sequence ATGAACTACTGGAATAATCTCAATGAACGTGAGCGTTGGATGGTTGGTATCGCCGCAGCTTGCATTATTTTTTATTTATTTTATCTTCTAATCTACTCTCCTCTGGTAACAGCAGTCGATACCAAATCAACACAATTGCAGGAAAAAAAGGAAACTCTAGCCTGGATGGAGCAAGTACGCAAAAAACCCAAAAATCAAAAAATACCTCAACCCATAACCAGTTCCAAATTACTTGCGCTTATCGGAAGTCAACTGAATACTGGTTCATTACGCCCCTTCACTTATCAATTGCAGCAGACAGGACAAGGTGAAATTCAACTTTCTTTTGAACAAGTTCCATTTACACAGTTTTTAGCCTGGCTATGGAAACTATCCAATGATTATGCACTCATTCTTAAACAATTTAGCGCCGAGCGTACTGATACACCCGGCGTGGTAAAACTCACTATTATCATTGCAATAAAATAA
- the gspL gene encoding type II secretion system protein GspL yields the protein MVTCFLFIHHFNEDGCLSLSLDQQGQVVAPLEKRNFDEIKLLQKNCRTVLVLSAQLFSLHSLTLPWLAEKKARAAIPFALEDKLAQNVSSLHFAFDRHYYQNGQYLIVVGDKHYLTELINKFDDLNIEFDSITLDWFALNTQEIAVLSSCLLINEEGFQGALSPDLANFYLQKLSSSTENYSIYTFTNSNQLLLSILNNTSITTLQDNDYTWIAQRLRTQKVMNLCQGELSRGGTTTIAKRWYQAALLMSILWIVTLLGSNAIKLYQLNRDTSAVDTQIAIIYHQFFPQAQQVISPKFRITQLLKSNQNNTDSNFWLLLNTLAKVSKNKVLDFSQIRYQNQTLLVTLTTKNFEELENLQTQLQKTNIQVRQTQASTENNKVVGTLELSL from the coding sequence GTGGTTACATGCTTTCTATTTATCCATCATTTCAATGAAGACGGCTGCCTAAGTTTGAGTCTTGATCAACAGGGGCAGGTTGTTGCTCCTCTGGAAAAACGTAATTTCGATGAAATTAAACTGCTACAAAAAAATTGTCGCACGGTTCTTGTCCTATCAGCACAACTGTTCAGTCTTCATAGCCTGACATTACCGTGGCTCGCTGAAAAAAAAGCCCGCGCAGCAATTCCCTTTGCATTAGAAGATAAGCTTGCACAAAATGTGAGCTCATTACATTTTGCTTTTGATCGCCACTATTATCAAAACGGACAGTATCTAATAGTCGTTGGGGACAAACATTATCTTACTGAACTCATCAACAAATTTGACGACCTGAACATTGAATTTGACAGTATTACTCTGGATTGGTTTGCACTTAATACACAAGAAATTGCAGTTCTCAGTTCCTGCTTACTCATTAACGAAGAAGGATTTCAGGGCGCTCTTAGTCCTGATTTGGCCAATTTTTACTTACAAAAATTAAGTTCAAGTACGGAGAATTATTCAATTTATACTTTTACTAATAGCAACCAGCTATTACTGTCCATTCTTAACAACACCTCGATAACAACATTACAAGACAATGACTACACCTGGATTGCTCAACGCTTGCGAACTCAGAAAGTTATGAACCTTTGCCAAGGTGAATTGTCACGTGGGGGTACTACGACTATTGCTAAACGCTGGTATCAAGCAGCCTTATTGATGAGCATTCTTTGGATTGTGACGTTGCTTGGTAGTAACGCGATTAAACTATATCAGTTAAACCGAGATACCTCGGCTGTAGATACACAAATTGCGATTATCTATCATCAGTTTTTTCCTCAGGCACAACAAGTTATTAGCCCTAAATTTCGTATCACGCAATTACTTAAATCGAATCAAAACAATACAGACAGCAACTTTTGGCTACTACTTAACACCTTAGCCAAAGTATCGAAAAACAAAGTCCTGGATTTTTCGCAGATTCGCTATCAAAATCAAACACTTCTGGTTACATTAACGACTAAAAATTTTGAAGAGTTAGAGAATTTACAAACTCAATTACAGAAGACAAACATTCAAGTTAGACAAACCCAAGCGTCGACAGAAAATAACAAGGTTGTAGGTACTTTGGAGTTAAGCTTGTGA
- the mltB gene encoding lytic murein transglycosylase B, with protein MRRLITLCLALVTFSICDVLQADTAFTQRKDVQRFINNMVQEHGFNKKELTQIMDDVKLQPQIIESMEKPYEKKSWDVYKQLFLTPERVQGGIAFWTANREALEKAEKKYGVPANIIVAILGVETLYGKNQGNYRVIDALSTLAFNYPKRSAFFTKELREYLLLCREHRVSPTEYMGSYAGAIGKPQFMPSSYRYYAVDFSGNAKKDLVNDDEAVIASVANYFHKHGWQMNQGVAQPAKILGSSYKKINTGYKSAAYRWQQLAAAGVKPLTASLHSPSKVGLIELTTQTGAEYWLAYPNFYVITRYNSSPQYAMVVYLLAQQLKMQWASSANIGKKYAYV; from the coding sequence ATGCGACGATTAATCACGCTCTGTTTGGCCTTAGTTACATTTTCAATTTGTGACGTTCTTCAAGCTGATACAGCGTTCACTCAACGTAAAGATGTACAGCGTTTTATAAATAACATGGTGCAAGAACACGGTTTTAATAAAAAAGAACTGACGCAAATCATGGATGATGTCAAACTACAGCCCCAGATTATTGAGTCCATGGAAAAACCTTATGAAAAGAAGAGCTGGGATGTTTATAAGCAGTTGTTTTTAACTCCTGAGCGTGTACAAGGTGGTATTGCATTTTGGACAGCTAACCGGGAAGCGCTTGAAAAAGCAGAAAAAAAATACGGTGTACCCGCGAACATCATTGTGGCTATTTTAGGTGTTGAAACACTCTATGGTAAAAATCAAGGGAATTATCGTGTCATTGATGCGTTATCCACTCTTGCGTTTAATTATCCAAAACGCTCTGCTTTTTTTACTAAAGAACTTAGAGAATACTTGCTACTTTGCAGAGAGCACCGCGTCTCTCCTACTGAATATATGGGATCTTATGCAGGTGCAATAGGTAAACCACAATTCATGCCGAGCAGCTATCGTTATTATGCGGTTGATTTTTCTGGCAATGCCAAGAAAGATTTAGTTAATGATGATGAAGCAGTTATTGCCAGTGTTGCAAATTATTTTCATAAACATGGTTGGCAAATGAACCAAGGTGTTGCTCAGCCCGCCAAAATACTAGGAAGTTCTTATAAAAAAATCAATACGGGCTACAAAAGTGCCGCCTATCGCTGGCAACAGTTAGCTGCAGCAGGAGTTAAGCCATTAACAGCCTCCTTGCACAGTCCTTCAAAAGTTGGTTTGATTGAATTAACAACCCAAACTGGCGCTGAGTACTGGCTGGCCTATCCTAATTTTTATGTAATCACTCGCTACAACTCTAGTCCACAGTATGCCATGGTTGTTTATCTACTCGCTCAGCAATTAAAAATGCAATGGGCATCCTCTGCGAATATTGGCAAGAAATACGCATACGTGTAA
- a CDS encoding M4 family metallopeptidase, translated as MKLGKTIIAVYAGLFTIPQGYAATMETVWGNIASQTELLSAFSLVQKSTIPTGLTLPEASTTKSENTLQFVKGHRDSFDVSHARYNQYYQDIPVWAAQVIYHTPKQGLNNTVTGQLVKDIAQDIPQLDAKLSVDNAKDIAQRHSPGSQNMVVKKIIYLKNKSHKAVMAYLVSYAANKNKMPSLPHFIIDANTGEILRFWDGLQTGSEIGQGYGGFTFSNLKYRPGRYQFGVVRSGIKTLNKLNITFKSGVCYATNFVFSVINLKNKSVNSLPFELPVSSLDAKNYRLNPFSYPCSAPNYRNVSDNNSAPVNGGWSPVNDVIFFVKKAYDMYIVKYNVASPIEHKQLRLYTHIDDYDNAFACSPACMRDSGINGPQQLVFGNGGVDDAPYTDIGTSGHEFAHIVTDNFSELVYDGQSGGINESFSDMAEFALKSYLKAQYPWIWDGKDWTIGLETSKVKKPLRYMNNPPLDGDSIDDARDYYSGLDVHHSSGVFNKAFYLLSVTSGWSVDKAFRVMLDANMNYWTPRTSFNRAACGVIQAAKQRGYKYQDVISAFNRVGVFCGSEAPLIG; from the coding sequence ATGAAGTTGGGAAAGACAATTATAGCTGTCTATGCGGGTTTATTTACAATTCCCCAGGGCTATGCAGCGACAATGGAAACAGTGTGGGGAAATATCGCTTCTCAAACTGAATTACTTAGTGCCTTTTCTCTTGTGCAAAAATCAACAATACCGACAGGTTTAACATTACCTGAAGCAAGTACTACAAAAAGCGAGAATACACTGCAGTTTGTCAAAGGACATCGTGATAGTTTCGATGTAAGTCATGCTCGCTATAATCAATATTATCAAGACATCCCTGTATGGGCCGCACAAGTTATTTATCACACTCCAAAACAAGGTTTAAATAACACGGTTACCGGACAACTCGTTAAAGATATTGCTCAAGATATTCCACAACTGGACGCAAAACTCTCAGTAGATAATGCGAAAGATATCGCTCAGAGGCATTCACCTGGTTCGCAGAACATGGTTGTAAAAAAAATCATATACCTAAAAAACAAATCACATAAAGCGGTAATGGCTTATTTAGTCTCCTATGCTGCCAATAAGAATAAAATGCCGTCGTTACCTCATTTCATCATTGATGCTAACACCGGAGAAATATTACGCTTCTGGGATGGGTTGCAAACAGGCTCTGAGATAGGACAGGGTTATGGTGGATTTACATTTAGTAATTTGAAATATCGACCTGGTCGATATCAATTCGGGGTGGTGAGGTCTGGTATCAAAACTTTGAATAAATTAAATATTACTTTTAAGTCAGGAGTGTGTTATGCAACTAATTTTGTATTTTCAGTAATAAATCTAAAAAATAAGTCGGTAAATTCATTGCCATTTGAATTACCTGTTTCCAGTTTAGATGCAAAAAATTATAGATTAAATCCTTTTAGTTATCCGTGCAGTGCCCCTAACTATCGCAATGTGAGTGATAATAATTCGGCACCAGTGAATGGTGGATGGTCTCCGGTGAATGATGTAATCTTTTTTGTCAAGAAAGCTTACGACATGTACATCGTTAAATACAATGTAGCCTCACCAATTGAACATAAACAGCTACGTCTATATACCCACATTGATGACTATGACAATGCCTTTGCTTGTTCGCCGGCTTGTATGCGGGACTCAGGCATTAACGGTCCTCAACAATTAGTTTTTGGCAATGGTGGAGTTGATGATGCGCCTTATACTGACATAGGTACATCAGGGCATGAGTTTGCTCATATTGTTACTGATAATTTTTCAGAACTAGTTTACGACGGTCAGTCTGGAGGAATCAATGAGTCATTCTCAGACATGGCTGAATTTGCCCTTAAAAGTTATTTGAAGGCCCAATATCCTTGGATATGGGATGGTAAAGATTGGACCATTGGTTTGGAAACCAGCAAAGTCAAGAAACCTTTGCGATATATGAACAATCCCCCTCTTGATGGGGATTCCATTGATGATGCCAGGGATTATTATTCTGGACTAGATGTGCACCATTCAAGTGGTGTTTTTAATAAGGCATTTTATCTGCTTAGTGTGACTTCGGGTTGGTCTGTCGATAAGGCATTTCGGGTTATGCTTGATGCCAATATGAATTATTGGACACCAAGAACCAGTTTTAATCGTGCAGCATGTGGTGTTATACAGGCAGCTAAACAGCGTGGTTACAAATATCAGGATGTTATCAGTGCTTTTAATCGTGTTGGAGTTTTCTGTGGTTCTGAAGCTCCTTTGATAGGATGA